The following DNA comes from Anopheles coustani chromosome 2, idAnoCousDA_361_x.2, whole genome shotgun sequence.
cactggcccgctcgcagttgagcacgtcgtgctgacatggcctggtcaccaatcgctTTCCAGgacgctcggtccatggctgcagccctccaaccccggtcgcatccgatgtcccgcaggttctgctccacttggtccatccaccgagctcgctgagctcctcgtcgtctcgtgccgggcgggtcgctggtgagcaccttcttggtggggcatgagtccggcatcctcatgacatgccccaaccaacgaatcctgccggccttcgccaccgtcaggatgtccggctcgcaaaactcctctactacctcgagttcgtcgccgtctactgatacactgctccccagcctggctctgtcactgtcagagcctccgacgagcaggtactttgttttcgtcgcattgatcatcaatccaatccttgcggcctcgcgtttcagtcgggtgtacgcctcgcacaccgtccttgcgttccgcccgatgatgtcgatgtcatccgcgaagccgaggaattggagagagcgggtgaaaatcatgccacggatgtcgaagcccgcgctcctcatgacaccttccagagcgacGTTGAATAGAAGGATAAGATTAAGATATTATGACATCTGATTTGAAAATTGTATGTAGAGCTACACTTTTGTATGTAggttattgtttttaaaactatttaacCTTAATATTTTAAGTGCATTCGGAGGACTTGTACGGTGGACCTTTGAAGTGAAGACCTTCGATGTGATTCGAATACGTTCTTCTTTAAAATTATATGagatttataaatttaatataacaaaaactatCAATGCTTGTAGAGTGTtcgcataaataaaaataggaaCTCCGCGCACTCACATAAATAACGTAATACTTTAGTTTAAACAATGTGTAAAGGATTGGAAGGAAACCTTGTGCCAGTTATTTAATCTTAATCTAAAAATCTGGAATAGtgttactttttatttgattattgtaAACATAATATCAGATCATGAAATGAATGTTATATTGTATGGTTTTATACATGGGTCGAAAAAGATGCCGTTAAATTCTACACCGAATGATTTACCCATAACATTTTTGtaatgtttctttgtttttcaattttctcaaattttgttttctttgttcttgTACCTAACAGCAAATATAGTCCCATTTGTGATACATCCTAACAacactaatatttttaatcccaTTTGTGCAGATCAGCCACATTGTATTTATTGCAAGAGAATTACCAGGATAAATTAGgttaatttcttttaaaaaaaccccGGTATGACTCGGTCTTATGATCGGCAAATAGCTAATCTAAGTTTTTACTAACACTCcttaattgaatattttgtgaatattgtttcaattattttttttgtcagTAATCTTGCTGTGCtcagtttttaatttctttttcgcttgtATATCAGCCATTGTCTGCTCGATCGATCGtacatcttttttattttcacttggCACTGAAATTGACAAAACGGAGAATTGTTTGATGAATGTAAAAAGATATTATAAGATGTTCAAAAGATCAGAAAAAAATTACCATAACCATAAGAGCGATTGACTTCCGTTTTCTTCGCCCCCTCCACGGCAGAATCTTTGCCAATCAAATGGATATATTTATGCTTGTAATCAGTGGGAGGCTGAGCAGTAACATTAGCTTCTTTTTGTATGCGATTGTTGTCATTTTTCCCTGTCTGTTGTTGTTCCAACTGTTGACAACGACGGTGTTCAATATATTGCTGCTCAGTTTCTTTATTCCATGGTTCACCGTTTCGTCTGGCGGTTAACTCGTCCTCAGAAGGCAAGTGCTCTTTTTTGTACACAACGATGTACCGATCGGCTCCTTCAATACCGAAGCTGATGCCAGATAAACCGGCTGTCTCCGCGACGTCGTGTCTGGAAGAGTAAAATGATAAGTTATTGATTATAAATGAGCTGTTCAAATAGCAAATACATCCAAACATAAATCCCTTCTAAAACACCGAAAACGTACACTATCGATCGATGCACTTGATCCAAAGGTTGAAATTCCATGTAGTGTCGTTTGTCGTCTTTTACCAATCTACCTAACCTTTCCTCGACGTACGTTCGGAAACGATTTAATTCATTTCTTTCCagattttttatcttttcataTTCTTTCTTTTGCCCTGGACGAGGAAGAACCAGATGGCGCAGTTATGGAAGAAAAAGGGACTATGTAGATAAAAGCAATTTATCACATGGATATTAGAATTTAGTACTTACTCTCAAACttatctttttcctttttgtcttTGGTTGGAGGTTTTTCCATGGATCCCAGTATGTTTCCAAGAATGTCCATTTCTACTGCACGTTCAATTGGCGCTGTGAACTCTGCACACTTAGTTATTAAAAATAGTCTTcagtttataaacaaaaccTTGTCACGGTTTGGTTATAACGACAGGTCATCTCACTCAACTTTTCTTGACAGTTGAGTTCATTGGAATTGTCCGGGTCTTTTGTTGCAAAAGGTGCTTGCCCGAGTAACAAAAATAGTCATGTTGCGCTATGAAAAGGGCGCTTTTCATGGTATCATCAGCGTCCTGATGGAACCCGCGAAATATGTAGGTTGCGTGACAAAACGGcgtgacgcgatgttttttatacaatgcgcGGATTTTTAATGGAggcgatgttttcaatatattgtCATCACatacaaaggaaaattcccgagtcgtaattttatattaaaagaacattttttattcaaatatatttaagcAATTAACAAACTGTTTGCTTACTTGGAGCCGCAAACTTGGGACCGCAAAAATCAGCCATCTGCTTGCACCAAACTTTAATTACGCCGATAACACCGCGCTTGAGCTTCTGGCGCCGCTGCTGCTCGCGTTGAActttggaagagaaaatgaacaaaaattaacacaGTTTTGGATTCTTTCTGATTCTTATTTATCTCAAAAACGCTTACTTGCCGAATATTAACGAAAACGGCCgttttattactattttcttcacatttttggtGAACTGCAATTTTACTCTACGAGTGGTGGCAAGATCAAAACAACTCTGCTGACAGCAGGCAAAACTGCCCAAGGCTTATAGAGCTGTAGGTTGGTTTACGTTGTCTTGTTGACATTTGGTTCAAATTGATAATTaattgtcaaaataatattttattttttcttcatcgcttGTTAATTATGAGCAGTGTTTGAAGTGATGATTGCCCCAGCTACGTTAAATGATGCGATCATACGATAGCCATAGTAACGATTCGTTAATCGATGCGATGGGCAACATAACACCACAGCATAACGGCTGTAACCCCAAAGGTTCTCAAACCATCCGCGTCACACAGGAACAATCCGAAGGGGCGCTAGTGTGCTCCGcgatacacacacatgaaAAGGAGGTTGGTTCATTTAGAACAAATTGCGTCGaccgaataatttaaaaaattgaacgTATTTTTTGCACTCATTGTCGTCTGCCTACgaattgttgttggttgtgatgatgaaaaattaatttccatgTACCTCAATTGGCAAAACTTAAGTTCAATTCcacattcaaattcaattagatTTCATATGAGGTAACCTCCGTGTGAACTCTTCTTGggacttgtttttgtttgacatcttcaaaccaaaacaaacttgtgCGCAGTGCTTAGAAGACTACAGTCGATAAAAATTACTGTTTTTGCTTCAACAGCAAAAACAACGTGAAAAGTGTGTGTTCATTGTAAGTTTGtaaacattaaacatgttttctgtacaaaaaaaaaagtgattcgTTTAACAAAACGGTATGGGAACCGGTAATtgaggaatgtttgtttgtggttatGAATGCGTTGTGCATTGC
Coding sequences within:
- the LOC131262382 gene encoding sperm-associated antigen 7; this encodes MDILGNILGSMEKPPTKDKKEKDKFERQKKEYEKIKNLERNELNRFRTYVEERLGRLVKDDKRHYMEFQPLDQVHRSIVHDVAETAGLSGISFGIEGADRYIVVYKKEHLPSEDELTARRNGEPWNKETEQQYIEHRRCQQLEQQQTGKNDNNRIQKEANVTAQPPTDYKHKYIHLIGKDSAVEGAKKTEVNRSYGYVPSENKKDVRSIEQTMADIQAKKKLKTEHSKITDKKNN